The following are from one region of the Mauremys reevesii isolate NIE-2019 linkage group 2, ASM1616193v1, whole genome shotgun sequence genome:
- the ATXN1 gene encoding ataxin-1 isoform X3 — translation MKSNQERSNECLPPKKREIPTTSLPSEVKPVVLPNENHRTDNLTWLSSTPSSQSSMGGRHRPGGSSVEIGLQQGLHKASSTGMDYSPPSAPRSVPVSTTLPTVYSPALSQSGTPVSPVQYTHLQHTFQFVGPQYSGPYAGFIPSQLISPTANSATCAAASATAVATTPSQRSQLEAYSTFLASMSSLSQQGHKVEQHLVRTPGLIAAGSPPPTQQNQYVHISSSPQSAVRNVSPPTIPVHLHPHQTAIPHTLTLGPSSQVVVQYSDSGGHFVTRDSTKKAESSRLQAMQAKEILNGEIEKSRRYGLSPSGDVSLVKAGNKPAPHHYETRHVVVHSSPAEYSARDSSGIRASVMVVPNSSTPITEMEVQQATSRETPPSVLNDKGNLHLGKPAHRSYALSPQQTMGHEGVKAVATLSPHTVIQTTHSASEQLPVGLPATAFYAGAQPPVIGYLSSQQQAIGYPGNLPQHLVIPGTQPLLIPVGNADVESSGVAPAIVTSSPQFAAVPHTFVTTTIPKSENFSAESLATQPAYQAALVQAQIHLPVVQSVASPTAAPPTLPPYFMKGSIIQLANGELKKVEDLKTEDFIQSAEISNDLKIDSSTVERIEDSHNPGIAVIQFAVGEHRAQPDHWSLHQQKRSALKSWLNTLFLYLDKAGRPAALREPATSLICHAPNSQLGMSAYRLLSRI, via the exons ATGAAATCCAACCAAGAGAGGAGCAATGAATGCCTGCCGCCCAAAAAGCGAGAAATCCCCACCACCAGCCTGCCGTCCGAGGTGAAGCCAGTGGTCCTGCCAAACGAAAACCACCGCACGGACAACTTAACATGGCTCTCCAGTACGcccagcagccagagcagcaTGGGTGGAAGGCACCGGCCTGGAGGGAGTTCAGTGGAGATTGGCTTGCAGCAGGGTTTACACAAAGCATCGTCTACAGGAATGGACTATTCTCCACCGAGTGCTCCCAGGTCTGTTCCAGTCTCAACAACACTTCCCACAGTGTACTCGCCCGCACTCTCACAGTCAGGGACGCCTGTATCCCCGGTGCAGTACACGCACCTGCAGCACACTTTCCAGTTCGTTGGGCCCCAGTACAGTGGACCATACGCCGGATTCATCCCCTCCCAgttgatttccccgacagccaatTCCGCAACTTGTGCGGCAGCCTCTGCCACTGCTGTTGCAACCACTCCATCCCAGCGTTCCCAGCTGGAGGCTTATTCCACTTTCCTGGCCAGCATGAGCAGCTTAAGTCAGCAGGGGCACAAAGTTGAGCAGCATCTAGTCAGGACACCTGGATTGATTGCAGCAGGGTCTCCTCCACCGACCCAGCAAAACCAGTATGTCCACATTTCCAGCTCTCCCCAGAGCGCGGTCAGAAATGTCTCTCCTCCGACCATCCCAGTCCATTTGCATCCCCACCAAACGGCGATTCCACACACCCTCACCCTCGGCCCCTCCTCCCAAGTGGTGGTGCAGTACTCGGACTCCGGGGGCCACTTCGTTACGAGGGATTCTACCAAGAAAGCCGAGAGCAGCAGGCTGCAGGCAATGCAGGCAAAGGAAATACTGAATGGAGAGATTGAGAAAAGCAGGAGGTACGGCCTCTCACCCTCTGGAGATGTGAGTCTAGTCAAAGCAGGCAATAAACCAGCTCCTCATCATTATGAGACCAGACATGTGGTGGTGCACTCGAGTCCTGCTGAGTACAGTGCACGGGATTCCTCAGGCATCCGGGCCTCTGTTATGGTTGTACCGAACAGCAGCACACCTATTACGGAGATGGAGGTACAGCAGGCCACCAGCAGAGAAACTCCTCCCTCAGTCCTCAATGACAAGGGAAACCTGCATTTAGGAAAGCCAGCCCACAGGTCTTATGCTTTATCTCCGCAACAGACTATGGGCCATGAGGGGGTGAAAGCAGTTGCCACGCTGTCCCCCCACACTGTCATTCAGACCACCCACAGCGCCTCAGAGCAACTCCCTGTCGGGCTGCCTGCGACAGCCTTCTATGCCGGGGCCCAGCCGCCAGTAATTGGCTATCTGAGCAGTCAGCAGCAAGCGATTGGTTACCCTGGAAACCTGCCACAGCACCTGGTGatccctggcacccagcccctgcTTATACCAGTTGGCAATGCAGACGTTGAATCATCAGGAGTAGCACCTGCTATAGTCACTTCATCTCCCCAGTTTGCAGCAGTGCCTCATACATTTGTCACTACCACCATTCCTAAGAGTGAGAATTTCAGTGCTGAGTCTCTAGCAACCCAGCCAGCCTACCAGGCAGCCTTGGTGCAGGCCCAGATCCACCTCCCGGTGGTGCAGTCTGTAGCTTCTCCAACGGCAGCTCCTCCTACACTGCCTCCTTACTTCATGAAAGGGTCAATCATTCAGTTGGCCAATGGGGAGCTGAAGAAAGTAGAGGACTTAAAAACAGAAGACTTTATACAGAGTGCAGAAATTAGCAATGACCTGAAAATAGACTCCAGCACAGTGGAGAGGATTGAAGACAGCCATAACCCAGGCATTGCTGTGATACAGTTTGCAGTTGGAGAGCATCGAGCACAG ccAGACCACTGGTCTCTGCACCAGCAGAAGAG